A portion of the Anthonomus grandis grandis chromosome 19, icAntGran1.3, whole genome shotgun sequence genome contains these proteins:
- the LOC126747543 gene encoding uncharacterized protein LOC126747543 yields the protein MDHSWDIVVWTLENTIDYVPSSWANDTRTKYKYPLSKNTLKIKKLIDGNVTLEDGQFEWLDTVCKAQSIRDLQMAKELCERGTYTSNFEITDPECSSEVKRKRKKVKRLFNNITDSSSDENVPLARGQNLIRKVFSSHKALNSQTFNIQDLLHKNKTHFSEPLLENVCEAQFTSSAKPVRAFTNATSAQQTPETSSTPVSVHRNLSTKSSSDLTPLLEEITEIKFYMRETRTILSRIEHFMNNNCKSSNSGDDLYTIGDSRNNFLEKFPCQTKQQLEEVESIITEPKFMKELITFLYLAGGNNPHKSVYMAMQKVFGKELALLYSGQGKKKKIPFCSMKTYQAVFAAIRKRYPDVSDDSIKKSVNVSNVMLRRHQLKGK from the exons ATGGACCATTCTTGGGATATTGTTGTGTGGACACTGGAAAACACTATTGATTATGTCCCTTCATCCTGGGCAAATGATACCCGAACTAAGTATAAATATCCACTGAGTAAAAatacacttaaaattaaaaaacttattgatGGTAATGTAACTCTTGAAGATGGTCAGTTTGAATGGCTTGATACTGTCTGCAAAGCACAATCTATTAGAGATTTACAAATGGCAAAAGAGCTATGTGAAAGGGGAACCTACACCTCGAACTTTGAAATTACTGATCCAGAGTGCAGCTCTGAAGTAAAAAGGAAACGAAAGAAGGTTAAGCgactatttaataatataacagaTTCCTCATCTGATGAAAATGTTCCATTAGCTAGGGGGCAGAATTTAATTCGGAAAGTTTTTTCAAGTCATAAAGCTTTAAATT CACAAACTTTTAATATTCAAGATCTCTTGCAtaagaataaaacacacttttcgGAGCCCTTACTAGAAAATGTGTGTGAAGCACAGTTTACCTCGTCAGCTAAACCTGTAAGAG CTTTTACAAATGCAACATCAGCTCAACAAACACCAGAAACTAGTTCCACTCCAGTCTCAGTGCATAGAAATTTATCAACTAAATCTTCCTCAG ATTTAACCCCACTACTGGAAGAAATtacagaaataaaattttatatgagAGAAACTAGGACCATTTTATCAAGAATTGAACATTTTATGAACAATAACTGTAAGAGTAGCAATTCTGGTGATGACTTATATACAATAGGGGACAGTAGAAATAACTTCTTGGAAAAGTTTCCATGCCAGACAAAACAGCAATTGGAAGAAGTAGAGTCCATTATTACGGAACCTAAATTTATGAAGGAACTA ataacATTTCTTTACCTGGCAGGAGGAAATAACCCACACAAAAGTGTCTATATGGCAATGCAAAAGGTTTTTGGGAAAGAATTAGCACTACTGTATAGTGGACagggaaaaaagaaaaagattccTTTTTGCAGCATGAAAACTTATCAGGCTGTTTTTG ctgCCATTAGAAAACGATACCCTGATGTGTCTGatgattcaataaaaaaatcagtcaATGTCTCAAATGTAATGCTACGACGCCATCAGCTGAAGG gGAAGTAG